In Flavobacterium sp. N1736, the following are encoded in one genomic region:
- a CDS encoding alpha/beta hydrolase codes for MKKSQNFIVKKTFLNLIFLLGITTYIQAQNQVIPLWKTIPQEIKAPDYQEKEVIKDGKVQSTSQVSIPTLSIFLPKEIKQNQTAVVILPGGGYSHLAIDKEGTKVAEWLNTLGIAAFVLKYRLPNDLIMTNKTVGPLQDAQEAIRIVRLNAAKWNIDPNKIGIMGFSAGGHLASTLSTHYDDRVYETASKISARPDFSLLIYPVISMQNDITHKGSQTSLLGANPSQQDIDSFSNEKKVTAQTPPAFLVHATDDGAVLAENSVNYYLALKKNGVTAELHLYEKGGHGFGLGVNDTSKFWTKACEEWLKSNGY; via the coding sequence TTGAAAAAATCACAGAACTTCATAGTAAAAAAAACATTTTTAAACCTGATTTTCCTTTTAGGAATTACAACTTATATTCAGGCCCAAAATCAGGTTATTCCTCTTTGGAAAACCATTCCGCAAGAAATTAAAGCTCCTGACTATCAAGAAAAAGAAGTCATAAAAGATGGGAAAGTGCAAAGTACAAGTCAGGTTTCGATACCTACTTTGAGTATTTTTTTACCAAAAGAAATTAAACAAAACCAAACCGCTGTAGTTATTCTTCCCGGTGGCGGATATTCGCATTTAGCCATTGATAAAGAAGGAACTAAAGTTGCCGAATGGTTGAATACTTTAGGTATTGCGGCTTTTGTTTTAAAATACAGATTACCAAATGATTTGATCATGACAAACAAAACTGTTGGTCCTTTACAGGATGCGCAGGAAGCAATTCGTATTGTGAGATTAAATGCCGCAAAATGGAATATCGATCCGAATAAAATTGGCATAATGGGATTTTCCGCAGGCGGACATTTGGCGTCGACTTTATCGACTCATTATGATGACAGGGTATATGAAACGGCTTCAAAAATAAGTGCAAGACCTGATTTTTCCCTTTTAATTTATCCGGTTATTTCCATGCAAAATGATATAACACACAAGGGATCTCAAACTAGTTTATTGGGGGCAAATCCTTCTCAGCAAGACATTGATTCTTTTTCGAATGAAAAAAAGGTTACGGCTCAAACGCCTCCGGCATTTTTAGTTCATGCAACAGACGATGGTGCAGTTTTGGCTGAAAATAGTGTTAATTATTATTTGGCACTCAAGAAAAACGGAGTTACAGCGGAGTTACATTTATATGAAAAAGGCGGTCACGGATTTGGTCTTGGCGTGAATGACACAAGTAAGTTCTGGACAAAAGCCTGCGAGGAATGGCTTAAAAGCAATGGATATTAG
- a CDS encoding MFS transporter, translated as MSQIKKHSGKYRWSICALLFFATTINYLDRQVLSLTWSDFIAPEFHWTNNDYGNITALFSIFYAISLLFAGRFVDWLDTKKGFLWAIGIWSVGACLHAFCGIATSGIITGNWFVGFEGAKDIIHTVNDTGMVINVSVSLFIFARFILAIGEAGNFPAAIKTTAEYFPKKDRAFSTSIFNAGATVGALAAPISIPFIAKSFGWEMSFIIIGALGFVWMGFWVFMYDKPERHPRVSPEELEYIQQDDIADSKLVGYIPDHSTKVSFVDCFKYKQTWAFAFGKFMTDGVWWFFLFWTPAYLSSVYNMDSTQAALPLFVLYMITLLSIIGGWLPTYFVEKKGMNPYEGRMRAMLIFAFFPLLALIAQPLGYISYWIPVIIIGIAGAAHQSWSANIFTTVGDMFPKKAIATITGIGGLAGGIGSTLINKGSGMLFDHAKDTNMVFMGFKGIEAGYFIIFSICAVCYLTGWIVMKSLVPKYSPITNL; from the coding sequence ATGAGTCAAATCAAAAAACACAGTGGAAAGTATCGTTGGAGTATTTGTGCATTATTATTTTTTGCCACAACTATTAATTATCTTGACAGACAAGTACTTTCTTTAACATGGAGTGATTTTATAGCTCCTGAATTTCACTGGACAAACAATGATTACGGAAATATCACGGCGCTATTTTCTATTTTTTATGCCATTTCTTTATTGTTCGCCGGAAGATTTGTGGATTGGTTAGATACTAAAAAAGGCTTTCTGTGGGCGATCGGAATATGGTCTGTTGGTGCTTGTCTGCATGCATTTTGCGGAATTGCAACTTCGGGAATTATTACAGGAAACTGGTTTGTAGGTTTTGAAGGTGCAAAAGATATTATTCATACCGTAAATGATACGGGAATGGTAATTAACGTAAGTGTGAGTTTATTCATTTTTGCCCGTTTTATCCTGGCAATTGGTGAAGCCGGAAATTTTCCTGCGGCGATCAAAACAACGGCTGAATATTTTCCTAAAAAAGACAGAGCATTTTCTACCAGTATTTTTAATGCAGGCGCAACAGTTGGTGCGTTGGCAGCACCAATATCGATTCCGTTTATAGCGAAATCTTTTGGCTGGGAAATGTCATTTATAATCATTGGTGCTTTAGGTTTTGTATGGATGGGATTCTGGGTTTTTATGTATGATAAACCGGAAAGACACCCAAGAGTTAGCCCTGAAGAATTAGAATATATTCAGCAAGATGATATTGCAGATAGTAAATTAGTAGGTTATATTCCTGATCATTCGACTAAAGTATCTTTTGTAGATTGTTTTAAATACAAACAAACATGGGCTTTTGCTTTTGGTAAATTTATGACAGACGGTGTTTGGTGGTTCTTTTTATTTTGGACTCCGGCGTATTTAAGCTCTGTTTATAATATGGATTCTACACAAGCTGCTTTGCCATTATTTGTACTTTATATGATTACACTGCTTTCGATTATTGGAGGCTGGCTGCCAACTTATTTTGTGGAGAAAAAAGGAATGAATCCGTACGAAGGAAGAATGAGAGCGATGTTAATTTTTGCATTTTTTCCGTTATTGGCATTAATCGCACAGCCTTTAGGATATATCAGTTACTGGATTCCGGTTATCATTATTGGTATTGCAGGAGCTGCACATCAATCATGGTCGGCAAATATTTTTACAACAGTAGGAGATATGTTTCCTAAAAAAGCTATTGCAACCATTACCGGAATTGGAGGTTTGGCAGGAGGAATTGGGTCAACATTAATCAACAAAGGTTCAGGAATGCTGTTTGATCATGCAAAAGATACGAATATGGTTTTTATGGGT